The proteins below are encoded in one region of Homo sapiens chromosome 2, GRCh38.p14 Primary Assembly:
- the KRCC1 gene encoding lysine-rich coiled-coil protein 1, translating to MKHSKKTYDSFQDELEDYIKVQKARGLEPKTCFRKMKGDYLETCGYKGEVNSRPTYRMFDQRLPSETIQTYPRSCNIPQTVENRLPQWLPAHDSRLRLDSLSYCQFTRDCFSEKPVPLNFNQQEYICGSHGVEHRVYKHFSSDNSTSTHQASHKQIHQKRKRHPEEGREKSEEERSKHKRKKSCEEIDLDKHKSIQRKKTEVEIETVHVSTEKLKNRKEKKSRDVVSKKEERKRTKKKKEQGQERTEEEMLWDQSILGF from the coding sequence ATGAAGCattcaaagaagacatatgacTCTTTTCAAGATGAACTTGAAGATTATATTAAAGTACAGAAAGCCAGAGGCTTAGAGCCAAAGACTTGTTTCAGAAAGATGAAAGGGGACTATTTGGAAACCTGTGGGTACAAAGGAGAGGTTAATTCCAGACCCACGTATAGAATGTTTGACCAGAGACTCCCATCTGAAACCATCCAGACCTACCCAAGATCATGCAATATTCCACAAACAGTGGAAAATCGGTTGCCTCAGTGGTTACCAGCCCATGACAGCAGATTGAGACTAGACTCTCTGAGCTACTGTCAGTTCACGAGGGACTGTTTCTCAGAAAAACCAGTACCCCTGAACTTTAATCAACAAGAATATATTTGTGGCTCACATGGTGTAGAACATAGAGTTTACAAGCACTTCTCCTCAGATAACAGTACCAGTACTCATCAAGCCAGTCACAAACAGATACATCAGAAGAGGAAAAGGCACccagaggaaggcagagaaaaatCAGAGGAGGAGCGGTCTaagcataagagaaaaaaaagctgcGAGGAAATTGACTTAGACAAACACAAGAGcatccaaagaaagaaaacagaggtgGAAATAGAAACCGTACATGTCAGTACAGAAAAGCTTAAGAATcgaaaggagaaaaaaagccgAGATGTAGTCTCTAAGAAAGAGGAACGTAAgcgtacaaaaaagaaaaaggaacaaggcCAAGAAAGGACAGAGGAGGAAATGCTTTGGGACCAGTCTATTCTTGGATTTTGA